The stretch of DNA GTGTCGCTGTCCAGCACTCCACCCTCTATTAGCTCTCTTTGCCTTCAATGCTGGAGGCAGGAGGAAGGACGGGGGTCATCACACATATGCACACATGgggacgcacgcacacattcaagcagagaagcagaatGGCATGAACATCCGAGTGCGTTCGTGCGCGAGAGAGATTAGAAGGGGAGGGTAGGATTGGACcaaaggagggggaaagagggaaagggggcgTGTCCGCGGCGTGTccgtgcgtgtacgtgccaTCATACAAGAGGGCTGCAGAGGAGTCCACACAGAaaccccaaaaaaaaaagagggaaagaaaagcatAATGATCGCCGTCTATAGAACATCAGTCAACGCAACATGCACCATGTGCGTGCCGTCGCTTGATAACAGAAGGGGGAAGCGGGGTGTGGTGATCACATGCCTTGTCCCGCCATCACCTCTTGACCTCATCGCTaccttccctcccccgccaccTGCCCGTATCAGCGCAAAGAGGCAGCCACGAAGAGAGATGCTATGCGCGTCGTAGCGAGGGATACGAGGGTCCACGGCTTGGAAATACGCAGCATCAACATACAATAGGGAGAAAGCGCTGCACACGCCACCCATCAAGCCATCCGCGCGGCATGCCCACACAACGTCAGGACTACACATACAAACACATTCTGCTCTCACGCTAGCCAACGCGCACAGCCCCTATTACTGTGCAGGGCTTCATCCCATCCACCGTATTacaaacgcacacaagcaACCCTAATCAATGATGTGCGACTGTCCACAGTGGGCGTGCGCTCGCTTGCACGAGTGCTTGCAAAATcagcccagcagcagcataaGCCTAAATGTCGCTTTCGTCAGAACCGCTGTAGTCGCTGGAGTCGTCGCTGCTAAACTCACCGCTACTCGTCGGGGTGGACAGCTCACTGCTGTCCGTCTCGGAAGAGGAGTCAGTGTCGGCAGGGTTGTTGGCGAGATACCGTGGGCGCTCTCCTCCCGCGGCAGGCGGCCGCGTCCCTGTCGCTACTCGTGGCCGGCGCATCTGGTTCACAAGCGactcgtcttcctcctcgtggTTGTCATTGTCGGTGTTTACGGTGCCACCGTGACCGAGCGACCCGCGACTATGGCCAACGGTATTCTGtggtcgccgctgctgacgcggcCTGCTGTCGTCGCTTTCGCTCTCGTCATCACCCGAGGAGGTGGACTCCTCCCCACTGCTATCCTCCTCAGCGGCATTGCGGATACGCACTCCGCCATTCATGCGCGGAGTGTAGTCATACCCGTCGTCTTCGGTATCGCTTATCGCCGGTGTCAGgctcccgctgccgctgccacggcgccCACTCGGACGGCTCGCCACGTTGTCCGCGCGGATgttcttcagctcctccttgcgCAGTCGCTCCCGCATCACCTTCAGCTTAGTCTCCTGCTCCTCAAGCATGACATCCTCTTTGGCGTTGTACTTAGCAATCTGATGCTCCAGAAACTCCAAGTTGCGATACTGTTCGAGATAGTTAACAAACTGTGCCTGGAGCTTCTTCTCGTGGTTCTCATACTCCTTGAGGAAGGCGGGGTTAGTGGCCATGGCACTTTTGTACTGCTTCTGGGCACGCTCTAGGTGCGCCTTCTTGTTCTCAATCTTCTGCTCCAGGTTGGTCTCGTCTGCGCTGAGATTGACGATACTTTGCTGATACTGATCCACCTCCTGGGCGACGTTGGTGAGCAGCTCCCGCAGACGGCGCTCAAACTCGCCAACCTCGGTGGCACGAGATAAGATGCGCTGGCGGTCACCGCGCGAGTTCAGTTCTGCCTCTACTAAGAAGAAGAGGCTGCTGCCGTCTGTCGTCAGTTCGCTGCACAGCTGTTGCACAGCCTTGGCATCACTCACATTTTTCTGCGCAGCCATCTGGTGCAGTGCGGTGAAGTCGGGCTCCTCGGCATCGGTTGCCTTCATCGCCTTCTTCAGCACATTCGCAAGCTTCAGCATCTCCTGCACGGCGTGCCCGTCCGCTTGGTAGAGCTTCTTCACGTTTAGTTTGATTCGCCCCTTGGCGAGGGTAACCTCACACACCTGTTTGAAGAACGTCACGCGGTTGTGCTCTCGCTCGATATTGAATGTCACCTCCGCAGACGGCTCATAGCGGATGATAAGCCAGTGAAGGCAATCGGCGACCAGCTCCACATTCGGCTCGCGGAACGACTCCATGCTTATCAGCCGTGGGTAGCCGAGGAGACGCATCGTCTCCGAAAAGGACCGCAACTCACGAAAGGACATTTGCCCCCACCAGAGGTGTTtttgaggaagaggggaaatCGGTACGAGTAGAGTCTATTAGTACTTGTGTGTCGCTCAGCAACAATTGACCGTACAGGGAAGGATTCTTCGTACgcacctcacacacacctcacacacacacacgcacacgcacaacaccctctcttcccctgtgTAGAGCGCCGTTTCTGCAAAGTGGatcggagagggagggggagagaaagaagtgCAGGGAAGCCGAACTTCAGCGAATGGACTCTGAATTCATGCGGAGCCTACTAGACACACAGTAGAGAGTAGGAGGGAAAATTAGAGACGGGTATATGCACACATCAAAGGTGGAAAGAAGTGGGGAGCACAGTTcatatagagagagggagaaaagaaaaggagggctAACAACGGcggtgaggaagaagaaacgtGATGAATCATCGGAAGAAAATTCACCGATGCACCACACGTCGACACGGCACGGTCACTATCACTTGCAACTGTACAGAGAGTCGAAGCATGGCCAGGCCACAGCCGACTCACCATCACCGTGAGAGACGAGTCGTTCAATGACGTCAGCAGTCCATGCCTCTTCTttggagagagggaagaagctTTGCCCCTTTTTTGTCTATTTCAGTTTTGGGGCGACGCTTCGGCATGCTGGACACACAAGTGCACACACGAGAatacaagcacacacacagtcacgAGCACCACGgctgtgtgggtgagtgtgtgaTCAAGAAAGATGTGTGATGGGCTCGACATCATTTCTATGCACAACACTCACTCCCAGTGTGTTCTTGCGGTGGTATGCCCGTAcccgtgcgtgtgcaagcGTGGCATTGGTTGAGAAACCTCTTCTGATTGGGAATGGTTCATGTGTAAAGAGCCTTATTGATTCCCCTTATACAAAGAAAAtagcagcagtagcggcagcgggggggTCACTCGCACTGCCACGGAGTTTGTTCCTCTTCTCAGCGCCACCTTTGCTGCGTAACGAGTCTGACACCTTCACTTTTCTCCTGTCTGAGGTGGCCGTCTTCGCGGCCTGATTCGGTGGCAGTGCAGACGCTGACGCCGTATTCACATCGCCTACATCACCCTCTGCGGCGTCGGTGGAGAAAGCAGCAGGACAGCTCGCTGCACGCGATAACAGCGTTTGAGAAGCGGTAAGGTCACTTGCTCCGTTGGCACTGCTGTCCAAGTCCTCATTGTCATCCACCTTGAACTCCTCGATAGGTGGACTGGCGCCCACCTTATTTTGTCCACTGAAGATGTCGTCAAAGTCGAGATCGAGCAAGTCTGTCGTTGCTCCACTCTTGCCAGAGTTTCCAGAGTCATACGAGCCGCTACGA from Leishmania panamensis strain MHOM/PA/94/PSC-1 chromosome 25 sequence encodes:
- a CDS encoding hypothetical protein (TriTrypDB/GeneDB-style sysID: LpmP.25.1460), which codes for MRLLGYPRLISMESFREPNVELVADCLHWLIIRYEPSAEVTFNIEREHNRVTFFKQVCEVTLAKGRIKLNVKKLYQADGHAVQEMLKLANVLKKAMKATDAEEPDFTALHQMAAQKNVSDAKAVQQLCSELTTDGSSLFFLVEAELNSRGDRQRILSRATEVGEFERRLRELLTNVAQEVDQYQQSIVNLSADETNLEQKIENKKAHLERAQKQYKSAMATNPAFLKEYENHEKKLQAQFVNYLEQYRNLEFLEHQIAKYNAKEDVMLEEQETKLKVMRERLRKEELKNIRADNVASRPSGRRGSGSGSLTPAISDTEDDGYDYTPRMNGGVRIRNAAEEDSSGEESTSSGDDESESDDSRPRQQRRPQNTVGHSRGSLGHGGTVNTDNDNHEEEDESLVNQMRRPRVATGTRPPAAGGERPRYLANNPADTDSSSETDSSELSTPTSSGEFSSDDSSDYSGSDESDI